The following proteins come from a genomic window of Lachnoclostridium phytofermentans ISDg:
- a CDS encoding MerR family transcriptional regulator has product MDENNMNKNNIKSFTTGEFAKRFGIKKDTLFYYDRIGLFHPAKVGDNDYRYYTFEQLDVFWMLQSLRELNFPIKSLKNYVNDPSPQKLIDLSKEQLTQVKEEIKKLEQIQWLLSNIVDYTEEALSAPLDEFIVKTLPDETILYSNPLPLREELNTDEWFNLTDQFLKEAELKGPAYAGSIINQKDIESGIYGRVGRLFVRRNDAKSKIKPAGLYAITYHKGPFELPKELYEPFLQKIKEQGLTICGDAYEEYLLDKLAVQDTDDFMIKISIAVY; this is encoded by the coding sequence ATGGATGAGAATAATATGAACAAAAATAATATAAAATCCTTTACCACCGGAGAATTTGCTAAGAGATTTGGGATCAAAAAAGATACTCTCTTCTATTATGATCGGATTGGTTTATTTCATCCAGCCAAGGTAGGGGATAACGACTATCGGTATTACACATTTGAACAACTTGATGTCTTCTGGATGCTTCAATCTTTAAGAGAGCTTAACTTTCCAATTAAATCATTAAAAAACTATGTAAATGATCCCTCCCCGCAAAAATTAATTGATCTTTCGAAGGAACAGCTAACCCAAGTAAAAGAAGAAATAAAAAAGCTAGAGCAGATACAGTGGTTATTAAGTAATATCGTAGACTATACCGAGGAGGCACTTAGTGCACCTTTAGATGAATTCATTGTAAAAACCCTTCCTGATGAAACTATCCTATACAGCAATCCACTTCCTTTAAGAGAAGAGCTGAATACTGATGAGTGGTTTAACTTAACGGATCAGTTTTTAAAAGAGGCAGAACTAAAAGGCCCTGCTTACGCAGGTTCTATCATAAACCAAAAGGATATTGAATCTGGAATTTATGGGAGAGTTGGCCGGCTTTTTGTCCGAAGGAATGACGCGAAATCTAAAATAAAGCCAGCAGGACTTTATGCAATAACTTACCACAAAGGGCCATTTGAATTGCCGAAGGAACTTTATGAGCCATTTCTGCAAAAGATTAAAGAACAGGGATTAACGATATGCGGTGACGCGTACGAAGAATATCTTTTAGATAAGTTGGCAGTTCAAGACACCGATGATTTTATGATAAAAATTAGTATTGCGGTTTACTGA
- a CDS encoding SHOCT domain-containing protein, whose amino-acid sequence MWFGWLVGFIIQGVIWGFATDAVVNNKGYDENWFWWGFFFGFIALIVALTKPECHSSYDYQASSLLSQVAQEESGKRMLRNDGWNCQCGRVNPSYTGTCACGRSKDMVNEQKKKVEEEKKSQEKLVEDNLKLDNLKKMKELLDAGAITQEEYDIKKKQLLDI is encoded by the coding sequence ATGTGGTTTGGATGGCTTGTAGGATTTATTATTCAGGGCGTTATTTGGGGATTTGCGACAGATGCTGTTGTTAATAACAAAGGTTATGATGAAAATTGGTTTTGGTGGGGTTTTTTCTTTGGCTTTATAGCGCTAATTGTTGCTTTGACAAAACCAGAGTGCCATAGCAGCTATGATTATCAAGCATCTTCGCTACTTAGTCAAGTGGCACAAGAAGAAAGCGGGAAAAGAATGCTTCGCAATGATGGTTGGAATTGTCAGTGTGGTAGAGTTAATCCAAGTTATACGGGAACATGTGCTTGTGGACGTTCAAAAGATATGGTAAATGAACAGAAAAAGAAAGTTGAGGAAGAGAAAAAATCACAAGAAAAACTTGTAGAAGATAATTTGAAACTTGATAATTTGAAAAAAATGAAGGAATTATTAGACGCAGGTGCTATTACACAAGAAGAGTATGATATAAAGAAAAAACAATTATTAGATATATAA
- a CDS encoding alpha/beta hydrolase, whose product MLKKISVTYNETEWLYAPEELYCNIDGCQRKLQLIIPYRREWEEDTRYPVVLYVPGAAWHRQEMYNDIPKVCKLAEHEIVIAMVQHRECDIAIFPAPIEDIHRAACYLVENAQRFHIDPSRIFLAGHSAGGHVALMTAFTKANGVWGPETVGMKDYEIKGVIAQAAPSDLMLCQKEQLPFWMKKRPTAELLGVERVEENPELAKQASCEMYIRESLPLPPVILLHGDQDCIVSVEHSRNLYQALKDKKKSVEYYELEGVGHNGNAFWSEEVLEIIRDFCYDED is encoded by the coding sequence ATGTTGAAAAAAATATCAGTAACATATAATGAAACAGAATGGTTATATGCGCCAGAAGAATTGTATTGCAATATTGATGGATGTCAGCGAAAACTTCAGCTAATTATTCCATACCGAAGAGAATGGGAAGAGGACACCAGATATCCGGTTGTTTTATATGTGCCTGGTGCTGCATGGCATAGACAGGAAATGTACAATGACATACCAAAGGTATGCAAATTGGCAGAGCATGAAATTGTGATTGCTATGGTGCAGCATCGAGAGTGCGATATTGCTATTTTCCCAGCGCCTATTGAAGATATACACCGAGCAGCATGCTATTTAGTTGAGAACGCTCAGAGATTTCATATAGATCCTTCGCGAATATTTTTGGCTGGACATTCTGCAGGAGGTCACGTTGCATTGATGACAGCTTTTACTAAGGCAAATGGTGTGTGGGGACCAGAAACAGTAGGTATGAAGGATTACGAAATAAAAGGTGTTATTGCTCAAGCAGCACCATCTGATTTAATGTTATGCCAGAAGGAACAGCTACCATTTTGGATGAAGAAAAGACCTACTGCAGAATTGTTGGGAGTTGAACGAGTAGAGGAAAATCCTGAGCTTGCAAAGCAAGCATCCTGTGAAATGTATATAAGAGAGAGCCTACCGTTGCCGCCCGTGATTCTATTGCATGGAGATCAGGATTGTATCGTATCCGTAGAGCACAGTAGAAATCTGTATCAGGCATTAAAAGATAAAAAGAAATCAGTTGAATATTATGAACTAGAGGGCGTGGGGCATAACGGAAATGCTTTTTGGTCGGAGGAGGTTTTAGAAATAATTAGAGACTTTTGCTATGATGAAGATTAA
- a CDS encoding chloramphenicol phosphotransferase CPT family protein, with product MREGRIIFLNGVTSTGKTSIVNEIFTREGELYYALSYDLFEETIPEWAVDEGTHYSEAIIAMYYAACGFSSQGRDVLIDGLIMNLPGLEEHYKKLKQIFEGYPLQIVEVYCPLEICRKRNIECGDRAENKSEIQMEIMEKNITYNYTIDTSRLSVAECADLILKFCD from the coding sequence ATGAGAGAAGGGAGAATAATATTTTTAAACGGTGTTACTAGTACAGGAAAAACATCTATCGTAAACGAAATCTTTACGCGTGAAGGTGAATTATATTATGCATTGTCGTATGATCTTTTTGAAGAAACAATACCTGAATGGGCAGTAGATGAAGGGACGCATTACAGTGAGGCAATTATTGCAATGTATTATGCTGCATGCGGTTTTTCGAGTCAAGGAAGAGATGTATTGATTGACGGATTAATTATGAATCTTCCAGGGCTTGAGGAGCATTATAAAAAACTGAAGCAAATATTTGAGGGCTATCCTTTACAGATCGTGGAAGTATATTGCCCTCTTGAGATATGTAGGAAGAGAAATATTGAGTGTGGTGATAGAGCCGAGAACAAGTCAGAGATCCAGATGGAAATCATGGAAAAGAACATTACCTACAATTACACTATCGATACAAGCAGACTTTCTGTGGCGGAATGTGCAGATCTAATACTAAAGTTTTGTGATTAA
- the rpsI gene encoding 30S ribosomal protein S9 gives MAKAKYYGTGRRKSSIARVYLVPGTGKVTINKRDMDAYFGLETLKLIARQPLVLTETADKFDVLVNVHGGGFTGQAGAIRHGISRALLQADADYRPALKKAGFLTRDPRMKERKKYGLKAARRAPQFSKR, from the coding sequence TTGGCTAAAGCAAAATATTACGGAACTGGTAGAAGAAAAAGTAGTATCGCTAGAGTTTACCTTGTACCTGGTACAGGTAAAGTAACAATAAATAAAAGAGATATGGATGCATATTTCGGTCTTGAGACATTAAAGCTTATCGCTCGTCAGCCACTTGTATTAACAGAGACAGCTGATAAATTCGACGTTCTTGTTAACGTTCATGGTGGTGGTTTTACAGGTCAGGCAGGTGCTATCAGACATGGTATCTCCAGAGCCCTTTTACAGGCAGATGCTGATTACCGTCCAGCATTAAAGAAGGCAGGTTTCTTAACAAGAGATCCAAGAATGAAGGAAAGAAAGAAGTACGGCTTAAAAGCAGCTCGTCGTGCTCCACAGTTCTCCAAGAGATAA
- the rplM gene encoding 50S ribosomal protein L13, with amino-acid sequence MKSFMASPATIERKWYVVDATGHTLGRLSSEIAKVLRGKNKAIYTPHIDTGDYVIVVNADKIKVTGKKMDQKIYFSHSDYPGGVRETTLKEMLAKKPEDVITLAVKGMLPKGPLGRSMLNKLHVYAGPEHNNAAQKPEVLEIKY; translated from the coding sequence ATGAAAAGCTTTATGGCAAGTCCAGCAACTATTGAAAGAAAATGGTATGTAGTTGACGCTACAGGACATACATTAGGACGTCTCTCTTCTGAGATCGCAAAAGTTTTAAGAGGTAAGAACAAGGCAATCTATACACCACACATCGATACAGGTGATTACGTAATCGTTGTCAATGCTGACAAGATTAAGGTAACAGGTAAGAAGATGGATCAGAAGATCTACTTCAGCCACTCTGATTATCCAGGTGGAGTAAGAGAAACTACATTAAAAGAAATGTTAGCAAAGAAGCCTGAAGATGTTATCACTCTTGCAGTGAAAGGCATGCTTCCAAAGGGACCTTTAGGAAGATCTATGTTAAACAAATTACACGTATACGCTGGTCCAGAGCACAACAATGCAGCTCAGAAACCAGAAGTACTTGAAATCAAATACTAA